A genomic window from Serratia liquefaciens includes:
- the mlaE gene encoding lipid asymmetry maintenance ABC transporter permease subunit MlaE: MLLRALASLGRRGINTSASFGRAGLMLFNALVGRPEPRRQWPLLLKQLHSVGVQSLLIIVVSGLFIGMVLGLQGYLVLTTYSAEASLGMMVALSLLRELGPVVTALLFAGRAGSALTAEIGLMKATEQISSLEMMAVDPLRRIVAPRFWAGLISMPLLTMIFVAIGIWGGSVVGVDWKGIDSGFFWSAMQGAVEWKKDLLNCLIKSVVFAITVTWIAIFNGYDAVPTSEGISRATTRTVVHSSLAVLGLDFVLTALMFGN; encoded by the coding sequence ATGTTATTACGGGCGTTAGCGTCGTTAGGACGCCGTGGCATCAACACCAGCGCCAGCTTTGGGCGCGCCGGGTTGATGCTGTTCAACGCGCTGGTCGGGCGGCCTGAGCCGCGCAGGCAGTGGCCACTGTTGCTCAAGCAGTTGCACAGCGTTGGCGTGCAGTCGCTGCTGATCATCGTGGTTTCCGGGTTGTTTATCGGTATGGTGCTGGGGTTGCAGGGCTATCTGGTGCTCACCACTTACAGCGCTGAAGCCAGCCTGGGCATGATGGTGGCGTTATCGCTGCTGCGTGAACTGGGTCCGGTGGTCACCGCGCTGCTGTTTGCCGGACGTGCAGGCTCTGCATTGACGGCCGAAATTGGCCTGATGAAGGCAACGGAACAAATCTCCAGTCTGGAAATGATGGCCGTCGATCCGCTGCGGCGTATCGTTGCGCCGCGCTTCTGGGCCGGTTTGATCAGCATGCCATTGCTGACGATGATTTTTGTCGCTATCGGCATCTGGGGCGGCTCGGTGGTTGGCGTAGACTGGAAGGGCATTGACAGCGGTTTCTTCTGGTCGGCCATGCAGGGCGCTGTTGAGTGGAAAAAAGACCTGCTCAACTGCCTGATCAAGAGCGTGGTATTTGCCATCACCGTGACCTGGATTGCCATCTTCAACGGGTATGATGCCGTACCGACCTCTGAAGGGATAAGCCGGGCAACGACCCGTACCGTGGTACATTCGTCACTGGCGGTGTTGGGATTGGATTTCGTGCTGACAGCACTGATGTTTGGGAATTGA